In Leeia aquatica, a single window of DNA contains:
- a CDS encoding SDR family oxidoreductase: MSMLAGKVVIIAGGFGFLGMAVAAAAQAQGARVALLGQTRDAVPTRTDSLLPLPGVDLTDLPACQHAVQQVLQQFGRLDGLINVAGGFRYETLSEGDVLSWDLMYQMNLRTALTMSKAVLPTLLTQGQGRIVNIGANAATRGSAGMGAYTASKAGVARLTESLADELKARGITVNAVLPGIIDTPANRADMPDADTSRWVAPADIAAAILFLLSDAAHKITGASLPVTGSL; this comes from the coding sequence ATGAGCATGTTGGCAGGCAAGGTAGTGATCATTGCAGGAGGCTTCGGCTTTCTGGGTATGGCGGTAGCGGCGGCAGCCCAGGCGCAGGGCGCGCGGGTGGCGCTGCTGGGTCAAACCCGCGATGCGGTGCCCACGCGCACCGACAGCCTGCTGCCACTGCCCGGCGTGGACCTGACCGACTTGCCCGCCTGCCAGCATGCCGTGCAGCAGGTGCTGCAGCAGTTTGGCCGTCTGGATGGGCTCATCAATGTGGCGGGTGGCTTTCGCTATGAAACCCTGAGCGAGGGTGATGTGTTGAGCTGGGACCTGATGTACCAGATGAACCTGCGCACCGCGCTGACCATGAGCAAGGCGGTATTGCCCACCTTGCTGACGCAGGGTCAGGGCCGTATTGTCAATATCGGTGCCAATGCGGCAACACGCGGCAGCGCGGGCATGGGCGCCTACACCGCCAGCAAGGCGGGGGTGGCACGGCTGACCGAGAGTCTGGCGGATGAACTGAAAGCCCGTGGCATCACCGTCAACGCCGTGCTGCCGGGTATCATCGACACCCCGGCCAATCGCGCCGACATGCCGGATGCAGATACCAGCCGCTGGGTCGCCCCGGCAGACATTGCTGCGGCCATCCTCTTCTTGCTATCAGACGCGGCCCACAAGATCACCGGTGCCTCCCTGCCCGTGACCGGCAGCCTGTGA
- a CDS encoding 4a-hydroxytetrahydrobiopterin dehydratase yields the protein MLEKMNREQVAAMLDTLHGWQTNEEATAIEKDFTFQDFSEAFAFMSRVALFAEKHDHHPEWFNVYNRVHIRLNTHDAGGLTSRDAQMARYIEEICG from the coding sequence ATGCTGGAAAAGATGAACCGCGAGCAGGTCGCGGCCATGCTGGACACCCTGCATGGCTGGCAGACCAATGAAGAAGCCACTGCCATTGAGAAGGACTTTACCTTTCAGGACTTCAGCGAAGCGTTTGCCTTCATGAGCCGGGTGGCGCTGTTTGCCGAGAAGCACGACCACCACCCGGAGTGGTTCAACGTCTACAATCGGGTACACATCCGGCTGAATACCCACGATGCGGGTGGCCTCACCTCGCGTGACGCGCAGATGGCCCGGTATATTGAAGAGATTTGCGGTTAA
- a CDS encoding DUF6933 domain-containing protein, which translates to MLTLHCTQAAARALSQTRQGRTHSPVRDVAPVGALQGWRWQLHAATVSRRTVFILMEQHSRFAVALWGIRKGDYAALLQQFWQRIANHLLWLNDDVGGLTESEADAALAECASQHRQTVFLHGGDRSVQQHLNQALAEVRLALSGETPPLEDLLAAAQLDDYLNRGFRQVGRQAAAFVPADAFYLHWLRHAARLDDAALEAVQHRQQALRQAHYAALWGELEA; encoded by the coding sequence ATGTTGACCCTGCACTGTACCCAGGCGGCGGCACGCGCACTCAGCCAGACCCGGCAAGGCCGGACGCACAGCCCTGTGCGGGACGTGGCGCCAGTGGGGGCGCTGCAAGGCTGGCGTTGGCAGCTGCATGCAGCAACGGTCAGCCGCCGCACGGTATTCATCCTGATGGAACAGCACAGTCGCTTTGCTGTGGCACTATGGGGAATTCGTAAAGGCGACTACGCGGCCTTGCTGCAGCAATTCTGGCAGCGGATTGCCAATCACCTGCTGTGGCTGAATGATGATGTCGGGGGACTGACCGAGTCTGAAGCCGATGCGGCGCTGGCGGAGTGTGCCAGCCAACACCGGCAGACGGTTTTCCTGCACGGCGGCGACCGTAGCGTACAGCAGCACCTCAATCAGGCGCTGGCAGAAGTGCGGCTGGCTTTATCTGGCGAAACACCACCGCTGGAAGACCTGCTCGCCGCCGCACAGCTGGATGACTACCTGAACCGGGGTTTCCGGCAGGTAGGGCGGCAGGCCGCAGCGTTTGTGCCCGCAGATGCCTTTTACCTGCACTGGTTACGTCATGCAGCCAGGCTGGACGATGCTGCACTGGAGGCGGTACAGCATCGTCAGCAAGCTTTACGGCAGGCCCATTATGCGGCCTTGTGGGGTGAGCTGGAGGCATAA
- the phhA gene encoding phenylalanine 4-monooxygenase gives MESANVYKVPDITVEKNQGLQHADDFTMAQPFERYTAEDHAIWHQLYLRQSALLPGRACEEFLQGMQQLDVAPDRVPDFDHLNRKLAQATGWRVVAVHGLIPDHVFFDHLANRRFPVTWWLRDAARLDYLQEPDVFHDLFGHVPLLINPVFADYLQAYGQGGLKAASLGALPMLARLYWYTVEFGLIQTTSGLRIYGAGILSSKSESIYCLDSASPNRVKFDLARIMHTRYRIDTFQKTYFVIDSFQQLFDATAPDFTELYHSLQGSPILGAGELASDDVVLNRGTGEGWSDTADA, from the coding sequence ATGGAAAGCGCAAACGTCTACAAGGTTCCGGACATCACTGTCGAAAAGAACCAGGGTCTGCAACACGCCGATGACTTCACCATGGCGCAGCCGTTCGAGCGTTATACGGCGGAAGATCATGCCATCTGGCATCAGCTCTATCTGCGGCAAAGCGCCCTGCTGCCAGGCCGAGCCTGTGAGGAATTCCTGCAGGGCATGCAGCAGCTGGATGTGGCGCCCGACCGGGTACCCGACTTCGATCACCTCAACCGCAAGCTGGCACAAGCCACCGGCTGGCGTGTGGTGGCGGTGCATGGCCTGATCCCGGACCATGTGTTCTTTGATCATCTGGCCAACCGCCGTTTTCCGGTCACCTGGTGGCTGCGCGATGCCGCCCGTCTGGATTATCTGCAAGAGCCGGATGTCTTTCATGATCTGTTCGGCCATGTCCCCCTGCTGATCAACCCGGTGTTCGCTGACTACCTGCAAGCCTACGGTCAGGGCGGCCTGAAAGCGGCGTCGCTCGGTGCCCTGCCGATGCTGGCCCGCCTGTACTGGTATACCGTCGAGTTTGGCCTGATCCAGACCACGTCTGGCCTGCGCATCTACGGTGCGGGCATCCTGTCCAGCAAGAGTGAATCCATCTATTGCCTGGACAGTGCCAGCCCGAACCGGGTGAAGTTTGATCTGGCGCGTATCATGCACACCCGCTATCGTATCGACACCTTCCAGAAAACGTACTTCGTGATCGACAGCTTCCAACAACTGTTCGATGCAACGGCACCGGACTTCACCGAGCTGTACCACAGCCTGCAAGGCAGCCCGATTCTGGGTGCCGGGGAACTGGCAAGCGACGATGTGGTCCTTAACCGGGGCACGGGTGAGGGCTGGTCGGACACGGCAGACGCTTGA
- a CDS encoding TetR/AcrR family transcriptional regulator, whose product MAADTTPRTRYHHGQLRQALLDATLALVIEQGMSAWSLRDVARRVGVSPAAPFRHFDSKHALLAAIAEQGMQRFVADIAREVEAAPAEGRLQAMGVGYLRWAIANPAQFMVISDRSLFNLAQSPTLLAQSEAVMGQMDALLQARYGQHPGFALEQARLMFRAQAYGLARMAVDRHLEEWAIPPEQALEHCLRVLDQFFILLPGCGGQTGARSHALPA is encoded by the coding sequence ATGGCAGCAGACACTACCCCGCGAACCCGTTACCACCACGGGCAACTCCGACAAGCCTTGCTGGATGCCACGCTGGCACTGGTCATCGAGCAAGGCATGAGTGCCTGGTCGCTGCGGGATGTGGCTCGACGGGTGGGGGTGTCCCCTGCGGCACCGTTCCGCCACTTTGACAGCAAGCACGCACTGCTGGCTGCTATCGCCGAGCAAGGCATGCAGCGTTTTGTGGCAGACATTGCTCGGGAAGTCGAAGCGGCCCCAGCGGAAGGGCGCTTGCAGGCCATGGGGGTGGGCTACTTGCGCTGGGCGATCGCCAACCCGGCCCAGTTCATGGTGATTTCAGATCGCAGCCTGTTTAATCTGGCGCAGTCTCCCACGCTGTTGGCGCAAAGTGAGGCGGTGATGGGGCAGATGGATGCCCTGCTGCAGGCGCGCTACGGGCAACACCCCGGCTTTGCGCTGGAGCAGGCGCGGCTGATGTTTCGTGCACAGGCCTATGGATTGGCCCGCATGGCGGTGGACCGCCACCTGGAAGAATGGGCCATCCCGCCAGAGCAGGCGCTGGAACACTGCCTGCGGGTGCTGGATCAGTTTTTTATTTTGCTGCCGGGGTGTGGCGGGCAGACGGGCGCACGCAGCCACGCGCTTCCTGCATGA
- a CDS encoding Lrp/AsnC family transcriptional regulator, protein MSVIELDRFDYLILDALQKDARATHQKLAQQIPLSASQIGRRIQRLEETGVVEGYRVSLRPERVGLSVLAFTYVWLERHGEVAVREFADAIITLPEVLEAYAVTGEADYWLRVVVADLPSLSRFVMYKLMNLPCVRSVKTTVALEPIKRIAPLPVG, encoded by the coding sequence ATGAGCGTGATTGAACTGGACCGCTTCGACTACCTTATTTTAGACGCGCTGCAGAAGGACGCGCGCGCCACTCATCAGAAACTGGCACAGCAGATTCCGCTGTCGGCTTCCCAGATCGGGCGTCGTATCCAGCGGCTGGAAGAAACCGGCGTGGTGGAGGGCTATCGGGTCAGCCTGCGGCCGGAACGGGTGGGGCTGTCGGTGCTGGCGTTTACCTACGTCTGGCTGGAGCGCCACGGCGAAGTGGCGGTACGCGAATTTGCTGATGCCATCATTACCCTGCCTGAGGTACTGGAGGCGTATGCGGTGACCGGTGAGGCGGATTACTGGTTGCGGGTGGTGGTGGCGGACCTGCCGTCCCTGTCCCGCTTTGTGATGTACAAGCTGATGAATCTTCCCTGTGTGCGTTCCGTCAAGACCACGGTGGCGCTGGAGCCGATCAAGCGGATTGCCCCGCTGCCGGTGGGCTGA
- a CDS encoding DUF488 domain-containing protein: MMLYTIGYEGLTAPAFAACLQQHGVQTLVDVRESPFSRKPGFSGASMADWLEAAGVQYQPMSELGCPRPIRMRYREDDDWGRYTRDFCSWLESQHEPLAALARVAQASPSVLLCYEADPHMCHRSMVADAIQRRYGLAVTHLTPQQKRAPAEAPRQASLF; encoded by the coding sequence ATGATGCTGTACACCATCGGTTATGAAGGTTTGACGGCCCCTGCCTTTGCCGCATGCCTGCAGCAGCACGGCGTGCAAACACTGGTGGATGTCCGAGAATCGCCCTTTTCCCGCAAGCCAGGTTTCTCTGGTGCGAGTATGGCTGATTGGCTGGAGGCGGCTGGGGTGCAGTATCAGCCGATGTCCGAGTTGGGCTGCCCACGCCCGATCCGCATGCGCTACCGTGAAGACGATGACTGGGGGCGGTATACGCGGGATTTCTGTAGCTGGCTGGAGTCTCAGCATGAGCCGCTTGCGGCACTGGCGCGTGTTGCGCAGGCTTCGCCCAGTGTATTGCTGTGCTATGAGGCGGACCCGCACATGTGCCACCGTTCCATGGTGGCGGACGCCATCCAGCGGCGCTATGGCCTGGCCGTCACCCATTTGACACCTCAGCAGAAGCGAGCCCCGGCAGAGGCGCCACGGCAGGCCTCCTTGTTCTGA
- a CDS encoding DsbA family protein, with translation MKPDMNDPLLHYVYDPLCGWCYAASPLVKAAVANGIGIKLHGGGLWGIPTSLVAEKRSHIQMNDQRIAELTGLPFEPAYLNKLLDDPATIFWSHPTIAAVLAAGALRNGADLDMLHAIQTGHYVQGRKVVEEGVLANLAIQIGLAADDFATTIRNIHVAEHIHNSRHLMTLHGIKGFPGFVLEHEGRFTRVRHERFYGNPEAFATELRTITKLTLEKAGSDQPTGSTTSLA, from the coding sequence ATGAAGCCTGATATGAATGATCCGCTACTGCACTACGTCTACGATCCGCTCTGCGGCTGGTGCTATGCCGCCTCCCCTCTTGTCAAGGCGGCCGTCGCTAACGGCATCGGCATTAAGTTGCATGGCGGTGGGTTATGGGGGATACCAACCTCTCTGGTAGCAGAGAAACGTAGCCACATCCAGATGAACGATCAGCGTATCGCCGAACTCACGGGCTTGCCATTTGAACCGGCATATCTCAACAAGCTGTTGGACGATCCCGCAACCATCTTCTGGTCTCACCCCACTATTGCCGCTGTCCTTGCAGCCGGCGCGCTACGCAACGGCGCTGACCTTGACATGCTGCACGCCATCCAGACTGGGCACTATGTCCAAGGCCGCAAGGTCGTTGAAGAAGGTGTGCTAGCGAACCTGGCCATCCAGATAGGTCTGGCGGCAGACGACTTCGCCACCACAATCCGAAACATTCACGTTGCCGAACACATCCACAACAGTCGCCACCTGATGACGCTGCATGGAATCAAAGGCTTTCCAGGCTTTGTCCTCGAACACGAGGGCAGGTTCACACGCGTCAGGCACGAGCGCTTCTACGGCAATCCCGAAGCATTCGCGACAGAACTTCGCACCATTACCAAATTGACTTTGGAAAAAGCTGGAAGCGACCAGCCCACGGGATCGACCACTTCTCTCGCATGA
- a CDS encoding VOC family protein: MSPNFLILYVDQPQRSASFYSQLLDKPVIDASETFALLPLDNGWMLGLWSRHTVEPAALNTGGGAEVCFALDSREAVDTYYQRWTSMGLTILQQPIRMDFGYTFTAQDPDGQRLRVFVVED, translated from the coding sequence ATGAGCCCGAATTTTCTGATTCTCTATGTTGACCAACCGCAACGCAGCGCCAGCTTCTACAGCCAGCTGCTGGACAAGCCGGTGATCGACGCTTCCGAAACCTTTGCCCTGCTGCCACTGGATAACGGCTGGATGCTGGGCCTGTGGTCTCGTCATACCGTGGAACCGGCAGCACTCAATACCGGAGGCGGCGCGGAAGTCTGCTTTGCACTGGACAGCCGCGAGGCGGTGGATACCTACTACCAGCGCTGGACCAGCATGGGGCTGACCATTCTGCAGCAGCCAATCCGCATGGACTTTGGCTATACCTTTACGGCGCAAGACCCGGATGGCCAGCGCCTGCGCGTCTTCGTGGTGGAGGACTAA
- the dapA gene encoding 4-hydroxy-tetrahydrodipicolinate synthase, with protein sequence MHTVFEGIWLPIITPMQADGQIDHVALARLTCHLAGQGIHGLVAGATTGEGVLLHPGEQEAVFATLREAAPELPIILGVTQFATDAAVAQARQLARLKPDGLLVTPPSYVRPTQAGIQRHYEAVVEASDLPLVVYNIPFRTGVNVEVDTLQALTRDRRVVAIKECGGNNERTVRLVQETPLKVLSGDDAQNFPVMCLGGHGAIAGSAHIHTRWHVRLYQLVRQGKLDEARRLHTALLPLMQALFAEPNPIPVKALLAEQGWCQDILRLPFLPASQGLRERLRALSATLEAFTG encoded by the coding sequence ATGCACACTGTATTTGAAGGTATCTGGTTGCCCATCATCACGCCGATGCAGGCCGATGGCCAGATTGACCACGTCGCTCTGGCGCGCCTGACCTGCCATCTGGCGGGGCAGGGTATTCACGGTCTGGTGGCGGGGGCCACCACCGGTGAAGGGGTATTGCTGCACCCCGGTGAACAGGAGGCGGTATTCGCCACGTTGCGCGAAGCTGCACCTGAATTGCCGATCATTCTGGGTGTGACCCAGTTCGCGACCGATGCGGCGGTGGCACAGGCCCGGCAACTGGCCCGGCTCAAGCCCGATGGCCTGCTGGTGACGCCGCCTTCTTATGTCCGCCCCACCCAGGCTGGTATTCAACGCCACTACGAGGCGGTGGTCGAAGCCAGCGATCTGCCGCTGGTGGTGTACAACATCCCGTTCCGTACCGGGGTGAATGTGGAAGTGGATACCCTGCAAGCATTGACTCGTGACCGTCGAGTGGTGGCGATCAAGGAATGCGGTGGCAATAATGAGCGCACCGTCAGGCTGGTGCAGGAGACGCCGCTCAAGGTGCTGTCGGGCGACGATGCACAGAATTTCCCGGTGATGTGCCTTGGCGGGCACGGCGCCATCGCAGGCTCTGCGCATATTCATACGCGCTGGCATGTGCGGCTGTACCAGCTGGTCAGGCAAGGCAAGCTGGACGAGGCGCGCCGTCTTCATACCGCCCTGTTGCCACTGATGCAGGCCCTGTTTGCCGAGCCCAACCCTATTCCTGTGAAAGCACTGCTCGCCGAGCAGGGCTGGTGCCAGGACATCTTGCGCCTGCCGTTCCTGCCCGCCAGCCAGGGCTTGCGTGAGCGCCTGCGTGCGCTGTCCGCTACGCTGGAGGCCTTTACCGGCTAG
- a CDS encoding DUF1266 domain-containing protein, producing MLQHFPGTWSFPASWHSLGELSRYGSLPGWVKLWRAVSILLLPGAGFLAYLWPQPVIWLGCSLMVLLLLLSWLWLATAPRREMLRYLQEGGLAPLSERQRRALQPNIVHCYNRGWWIETLEMWPCSHRLHHTRGYWLLDIEAEPACSRSSLKSDWDIESREDYLQMFDRLRQGLHTQYLLSPDASAAYVNLTDELAWLTQSDPKRVARLWQEQDGKPAHLIWGFDLWRASNMARMAWQAQYISEAEAWAHIEAVAEQIFQRFASLDEFFFSYLVGFAFWNRDKAECEERVSFYTVFVRQCHWPRAKTLWGWQ from the coding sequence ATGCTGCAACATTTCCCCGGTACCTGGAGCTTCCCCGCCAGCTGGCACAGTCTGGGCGAATTGAGCCGCTATGGTTCTCTGCCCGGTTGGGTCAAACTTTGGCGAGCGGTCTCGATCCTGCTGTTGCCGGGCGCTGGTTTTCTGGCTTATCTCTGGCCGCAACCTGTGATCTGGCTCGGCTGTAGCCTGATGGTGCTGCTGTTGCTGCTGAGCTGGCTCTGGCTGGCGACCGCCCCACGCCGCGAGATGTTGCGCTATCTGCAGGAAGGCGGGCTGGCGCCGCTGAGTGAACGCCAAAGGCGTGCGCTGCAACCCAATATCGTGCATTGCTACAACCGGGGCTGGTGGATAGAGACGCTGGAAATGTGGCCCTGCAGCCACCGTCTGCACCACACGCGCGGCTACTGGCTGCTGGACATCGAAGCCGAACCTGCTTGCTCACGCAGCTCACTGAAAAGCGACTGGGATATTGAAAGCCGCGAAGACTACTTGCAGATGTTTGACCGACTGCGGCAAGGTCTGCATACGCAGTACCTGCTGAGCCCGGATGCCAGTGCAGCCTACGTGAATTTGACCGACGAACTCGCCTGGCTGACACAAAGTGACCCCAAGCGGGTAGCCCGCCTTTGGCAAGAACAAGACGGCAAACCCGCGCATCTGATCTGGGGTTTCGATCTGTGGCGCGCCAGCAATATGGCCCGCATGGCCTGGCAAGCCCAGTACATCAGCGAAGCGGAAGCCTGGGCACATATTGAAGCCGTAGCCGAACAGATTTTCCAGCGCTTTGCCTCGCTGGATGAGTTCTTTTTCAGTTACCTGGTGGGCTTCGCCTTCTGGAACCGGGACAAAGCGGAGTGTGAAGAGAGAGTCAGTTTCTATACCGTCTTTGTCCGCCAATGCCACTGGCCACGCGCCAAAACCTTATGGGGCTGGCAATAA
- a CDS encoding LysR substrate-binding domain-containing protein, producing the protein MDEYKPYAVFAEVVHASSMSAAAKRLGMTPSAVSQIVRGMEQRAGVALLHRSTRKIALTEAGERCYPHCLRLLEAGRAAAASLEQARDAPVGELRIAAPLGFGNHIAPALAPVLTQWPLLRMSLIVDDVLIDLISSRIDIALRVGELPDSTWIARKLGQMDTVLCAAPAYLERHGSPKSSLDLQRHHWLALMREVQEVTAEAAFPDGGAPLPNFILETVDDHGRKELIPLQTRTTTSNQIALRQMCEQGMGIARLFYADVRHALEQGHLVRVLPQLRLPSYPLAMLTARRDVEPAKVRIAVAALKAYFSSLALEHEPGSA; encoded by the coding sequence ATGGACGAGTACAAGCCCTATGCGGTTTTCGCAGAGGTTGTTCACGCAAGTTCGATGAGCGCAGCTGCGAAGCGCCTCGGAATGACGCCCTCCGCCGTTAGTCAGATCGTGCGTGGGATGGAGCAACGAGCTGGCGTCGCGTTGCTGCATCGTTCGACGCGGAAGATTGCGCTCACCGAGGCTGGCGAGCGCTGCTACCCACACTGTCTTCGTTTGCTCGAAGCCGGGCGTGCGGCAGCTGCATCGCTGGAGCAGGCCCGGGATGCGCCGGTTGGTGAGTTGCGAATCGCAGCTCCCCTTGGCTTCGGCAACCATATTGCCCCAGCGCTGGCACCTGTTTTGACACAATGGCCTCTACTGCGGATGAGCCTGATCGTCGATGATGTGCTGATCGACCTGATCAGCTCGCGGATCGACATCGCTCTGCGAGTTGGCGAGCTGCCTGACTCTACCTGGATCGCTCGAAAGCTTGGGCAGATGGACACAGTGCTATGTGCCGCTCCGGCGTATCTGGAACGTCACGGCAGTCCAAAGTCGTCGCTAGATCTACAGCGACATCACTGGCTGGCCCTGATGCGAGAAGTGCAAGAAGTTACAGCAGAGGCTGCCTTCCCTGACGGGGGGGCTCCCCTACCGAACTTCATACTGGAGACAGTGGATGATCATGGGAGAAAGGAACTGATCCCCCTCCAGACCCGCACTACAACAAGCAATCAGATCGCGTTGCGGCAGATGTGCGAACAAGGCATGGGTATCGCAAGGCTCTTCTATGCGGATGTCCGTCACGCCCTTGAACAAGGGCATCTTGTCAGGGTGTTACCCCAACTGAGACTGCCGTCGTACCCTTTAGCCATGCTGACGGCGAGGCGCGACGTAGAACCCGCCAAGGTTCGTATCGCAGTGGCTGCGTTGAAGGCATATTTTTCATCACTGGCGTTGGAGCATGAGCCTGGTTCTGCTTGA
- a CDS encoding MarR family winged helix-turn-helix transcriptional regulator — MSQQDHVDQVLAQWQQQRPDLDPSSTGIFGRLNRMSQIAMRQIESVMLRHGLKSSEFDVLATLRRHNCPLTPTALYRTMMLTSGAVTGLVDRLEARGLVERIASQEDRRSLLVRLTPAGHALIDQAMNDHLANQQQMLAPFSPAQREQLAMLLRQWLLLNEQDVTNPADKN; from the coding sequence ATGTCTCAGCAGGATCATGTGGACCAGGTACTGGCGCAGTGGCAACAGCAGCGGCCAGACCTCGACCCCAGCAGCACTGGCATTTTTGGTCGCCTCAATCGTATGTCGCAGATCGCCATGCGCCAGATCGAAAGCGTGATGCTGCGGCATGGCCTCAAGAGCAGTGAGTTTGATGTACTCGCCACGTTGCGCCGCCACAACTGCCCGCTCACCCCAACTGCGCTGTATCGCACCATGATGCTGACCTCAGGCGCCGTCACCGGTCTGGTAGACCGGCTGGAAGCACGCGGGCTGGTGGAGCGCATCGCCTCGCAGGAAGACCGCCGCAGCCTGCTGGTGCGTCTGACCCCGGCGGGCCATGCCTTGATCGACCAGGCCATGAATGATCACCTGGCCAACCAGCAACAGATGCTGGCTCCCTTCAGCCCTGCACAGCGGGAGCAGCTGGCCATGCTGTTGCGGCAATGGTTGCTGCTCAATGAGCAGGATGTCACAAACCCTGCTGACAAAAACTGA
- a CDS encoding DMT family transporter, whose protein sequence is MSEQNMPILLAIMAPMLWGSTYAAAALFFKGYPPIWLAVWRALPAGLILLLLRPSSLRRLPLPWPRMLALTLSGVTVFFALLFLAAYRLPGAVAGTLGATLPLQMLLLRWLQTGQRPAPVWLGLAVLGLLGVMLLLNPSSHLDLLGVAAALAATLLFAQSTLWMERWPVQDVLPLVGWQLLLGGVLLLPVAWLWAGPMPLPTLQQAPGLLWLVVGNTVLANAIWFWGVRRLSGQMMGMLSLSNPVVAVSLGILLVGEHLNGWQMAGISLILLSFILMKLVPAGAARQQSKPLDTLTLKSC, encoded by the coding sequence TTGAGTGAGCAAAATATGCCGATCTTGCTGGCCATCATGGCCCCCATGCTGTGGGGGAGCACCTACGCGGCGGCTGCCCTGTTTTTTAAAGGCTATCCACCGATCTGGCTGGCCGTTTGGCGTGCCTTGCCTGCCGGGTTGATCCTGTTGCTGTTGCGACCGAGCAGCCTGCGTCGTCTGCCACTGCCTTGGCCGCGCATGCTGGCCTTGACCCTGAGCGGGGTCACCGTGTTTTTTGCGCTGCTGTTTCTGGCGGCTTATCGCCTGCCGGGGGCGGTGGCCGGTACGCTGGGGGCCACGCTCCCGCTGCAGATGCTGCTGCTGCGCTGGCTCCAGACCGGGCAACGGCCTGCGCCCGTCTGGCTGGGGTTGGCCGTGCTGGGTTTGCTGGGGGTCATGCTGCTGTTGAATCCGTCCAGCCATCTGGACCTGCTGGGGGTGGCGGCTGCACTGGCGGCAACCTTGCTGTTTGCGCAGTCCACACTGTGGATGGAGCGCTGGCCGGTACAGGATGTGCTGCCTCTGGTGGGCTGGCAGTTGCTGCTGGGGGGCGTGCTGTTGCTGCCGGTGGCCTGGCTGTGGGCCGGGCCGATGCCGCTGCCAACCCTGCAGCAAGCGCCCGGCCTGCTGTGGCTGGTGGTTGGCAATACGGTACTGGCCAATGCGATATGGTTTTGGGGAGTACGCCGTCTGTCAGGACAGATGATGGGCATGCTGTCGCTCAGCAATCCGGTGGTGGCGGTATCCTTGGGCATCCTGCTGGTGGGCGAGCACCTCAATGGCTGGCAGATGGCGGGTATCAGCCTGATCTTGCTGTCTTTCATTCTGATGAAGCTGGTGCCTGCCGGTGCTGCGCGTCAGCAGTCCAAACCACTGGACACGCTGACGCTGAAAAGCTGCTGA
- a CDS encoding EVE domain-containing protein translates to MKYWIAVASAEHVRRGLAGGFMQVCHGKAAPLRRIQPGDWVSYYSPTITFGGKDTLQAFTAIGRALEPDPYQVDMGEGFHPFRRDVVWSPAQQDAAIRPLLDQLSFTAGQRSWGYAFRYGLFPVTQEDMRLIARSMHSEEAVQLISAYASSSPHKAA, encoded by the coding sequence ATGAAATACTGGATTGCGGTTGCATCCGCCGAGCACGTTCGCCGTGGGCTGGCCGGGGGCTTCATGCAGGTCTGCCATGGCAAGGCGGCCCCGTTGCGCCGCATCCAGCCGGGTGACTGGGTGAGCTACTACTCCCCCACCATCACCTTTGGCGGCAAGGACACCCTGCAGGCCTTCACCGCCATCGGTCGGGCGCTGGAGCCTGATCCGTATCAAGTGGACATGGGCGAAGGTTTCCACCCCTTCCGTCGGGATGTGGTGTGGAGCCCCGCTCAGCAAGATGCCGCCATTCGCCCTCTGCTCGACCAGCTCAGCTTCACCGCCGGTCAACGCAGCTGGGGCTACGCCTTCCGTTATGGCCTGTTCCCGGTTACGCAGGAAGACATGCGGCTGATCGCCCGCAGCATGCACAGCGAAGAGGCGGTGCAGCTGATAAGCGCTTATGCCTCCAGCTCACCCCACAAGGCCGCATAA